The following are from one region of the Carassius auratus strain Wakin chromosome 43, ASM336829v1, whole genome shotgun sequence genome:
- the LOC113061715 gene encoding transmembrane gamma-carboxyglutamic acid protein 4-like, with the protein MLIFVLLLCHFTLCGHCACMRKTLQTPTDLDNKVFVVDQEANTFLGRHLLFNRFDFEIFTPGNLERECYEEICNYEEAREVFENIPDTNNFWKIYTADQGESQSKVDVTALLVGIISAAVFIVIVGLLLWYFCKGRNKDHGFRGSIRRRSSRSNATVIIRRLEEVSLHPIPHTGSNSSTDAHGLPSYEQAIAINGPHDAPPPPYPGSRPGSSRR; encoded by the exons ATGCTTATATTTGTCCTCCTGCTGTGTCATTTCACTTTATGTGGACACTGTGCGTGTATGAGAAAAACCCTACAAACACCAACAGATCTAGACAATAAAG TGTTTGTTGTGGACCAGGAGGCCAACACATTTTTAGGACGGCACCTGTTGTTCAACCGCTTCGACTTTGAGATCTTCACCCCAGGTAATCTAGAACGTGAGTGCTACGAGGAGATATGCAATTACGAGGAGGCTCGGGAAGTCTTTGAGAATATCCCTGATACA AATAACTTTTGGAAGATATATACAGCGG ATCAGGGTGAATCCCAATCTAAAGTTGATGTAACAGCATTGCTGGTGGGCATCATCTCCGCTGCAgtctttattgttatagttggCCTCCTTCTCTGGTACTTCTGCAAGGGGAGGAATAAAGACCATGGCTTCCGAGG CTCCATCAGACGCCGATCCAGCCGAAGCAATGCCACTGTGATCATCCGGAGACTGGAGGAGGTCTCTCTGCATCCTATTCCTCACACGGGCTCCAATTCCAGCACAGATGCTCATGGTTTACCTTCTTATGAACAGGCCATTGCCATCAACGGACCACATGATGCCCCGCCTCCGCCGTATCCTGG TTCCAGGCCTGGCAGCAGCCGACGATAA